The following DNA comes from Tunturibacter psychrotolerans.
CCATCCGCTTCAAAAAGTGCGTCGCCAACACCGCAATATCCTCTCGCCGATCTCGCAGCGGAGGAATGCGCAGATTCACCACGTTCAAACGAAAGTAGAGATCCTTGCGAAATCGCCCCTGCTCCACCATCGTCGCAAGATCACGATTGGTCGCCGCCAGCACGCGCGCCGAGATAGGCCTCGCCTGCGTCGCTCCCACCGGCCGCACCTCCTTCTCCTGAAGCGCACGCAGCAGCTTCGCCTGCAGATCGAGCGGCAGCTCTCCAATCTCATCCAAAAACACCGTTCCGCCGTCAGCCGAGGCCAGCAGCCCCTCCTTCGCGCGATCCGCCCCGGTAAAGGCTCCCTTCACATGCCCAAACAACTCGCTCTCAATCAGCGTCGGAACAAGCGACCCGCAGTCCACCGGCACAAAAGGCTTCGCCGCGTTCGGCCCGTTGAAGTGAATCGATCGTGCCACCAGCTCCTTGCCCGTTCCACTCTCGCCGAGGATCAAAACCGGATGCGTCGAATAAGCCACCTTCGACAAGATCCTATAAAGTTTCTCCATCTCCGGAGAGCGGCCAACCAGCCCGCCCATTCCCTGTTGCGTTCTCAGTCTCTCGCGCAGTTGCCGGCTCTGCACATCCATGTGCAATTGCTGCCCCGTCCGCTCGAGCACCGCCGTCAACTCCTCCAGCGCAAACGGCTTGGTCAGATAATCGCCAGCACCGATCCGCATCGCTTCCACCGCAGACGACACCGTCGCAAACGCCGTCATCACAATTACCGCCGTATCCGGATGCAGCGCCTTCACCTGCTCCAGCAGCGGCAACCCACCTCCGCCCGGCAGCTTCAGATCCAGCAGCAGCAGATCGATCCGCCGCTGCTTGAGGATCTCCCGTGCCGCCGTTGCACTCTCAGCGCCCACCACTTCAAACCCCATTCCCGCTGCAATCTGGCAGCAGGCCTTCCGCACCGCCTCGTCATCGTCGACCACAAGCACATGCAGCAGCCCCAGGTGCTCCGCAGGGCTCACCGCGTGCGCTCGCGCATCCGGCGCCGCAACCGGCGAAACTCCTACCAGCACACCCGACGGCGAATTCGTGCCCACATCCTCTCTCATCTGCTCCTCATTGGTCCTCTCGCTCAACACCGACACATTCCCCGTGCCATTGGTTTGCGCTCCTGCCGTTACAAAACCCGTCGTCCTTAGCATGCGATCCACCCAGCCTCTCCCCGTACAACCGTCTTCACTCCAGAGTCATTCATCCTGATTGCCTCCCTCTCCAAATCCTTCCGCTGTTGTGCCACTGCCTCGACCTGCTTCATCGCACTCCACTCCACAGAGATGCTTGTTCCCACCTCCGGCTGGCTCTCAATCGTGAGAGCCCCACCCGAGATGGCTACCAACTCCCGCACCACTCGAAAACCAAGCCCACGCCCATTCGCCGAAGAGATACCGCCAGTCTGCATCAACCGCCGCACTGCCGCCTGATCCATCCCGCAGCCACGATCTGTCACCGTCATCACGACCTGGCGCAGCGGCTCCTCCCCTTCGTGCTCCGCCTGTCTCCGCACGCCCTCCACATGAATCGAGATCGCCCCGACCCACGGAGTTGCCTCCGCGGCATTCTTCACCAGGTTCGTCAAAATTCTCTCCACCGACTCCACCGGTAGCTTCACCGGTTGAAACGCCCCCACACCAAACGAGATCTCCACCGTACGGCCAGCCACCCGGCTCAGCAGCCCACGCAACCGGTCCACCACATCCGGCAACACCGAAAACTCCCCCTGCACCTTCACGGGGCGACCTGCACGCGCATGGTTTACCAGCCGGTCAATCATTGCCCAGCTGCGATCGCTCAACATCCTCAACTCATTGGCATATTCCTTGTGCTCTTCATGCAGCACGCCAGGCAGAGCCAGCAAGTCAGAGTAAAGACTTAGTGCCCCCAACAGATTTCCCGCGTCATGCGCCAATCCCGCGCCCTCAGCCACGCCTGCGATTGCAGCCACCTCTGCCGCTGGCGCATCCGGCGTCTTCCGTGCCGTCGGCATCGCCGAACCATTAAGGTTCATCTGGCGTGTCACATGGCGAAGCGCCGCAAACTTCCCCGAACAAAACTCTGGCCCCAAGGCAGTACTGCTCTGCGTTGCCTGCATTCCGTAAATCCACCATTCCTCCGCTTCGATATTGGTTACCGCGGATACACTTCTGTAATCACTTCAAGTGCCAAACTGGAACTCCTTTCCTAAGTGATTACACATCAACCGAAAACGCCTCCTGTCCACCTCCCTCGCTCACGGCGGCCACTTCCCAAATCGGAACCACAAACAACGTCGCCGCGCAAAATCCCCAACAAAACTCCAATCCAACCAAGTCCTCCCATTATGGAACCAATCCCATTTCGGAACACTCCCACAAAGGGCTCACGCCCGAACCCTTCCCATCGCACAAAGAACCACCCCAACTATAATTCCCTCATGTCTGTAACCACCGCTACACCCTCCCCCCAGCTCTTCCGCCCCGACCACCGCCCCGCCGACGCACTCCGCCCCATCCGCATCACCCCGCACTACGTCGCCATGGCCGAAGGATCCGTCCTCATGGAGTCCGGCAACACCCGTGTCCTCTGCAACGCCACCATCGAGCAGGGCGTCCCCGGCTGGCTCCGCAACTCCGGCCGCGGTTGGGTCACCGCCGAATACGGCATGCTCCCCCGTGCCACCCTCACCCGCACCGCCCGCGAGAGCGAACGCGGCAAAGTCGGCGGCCGCACCCACGAGATCCAGCGACTCATTGGCCGCAGCCTCCGCAGCGTTGTCGACATGAAGGCCCTCGGCGAGCGCACCATCATCCTCGACTGCGACGTCCTCCAGGCCGACGGCGGCACTCGGACCGCTGCCATCACCGGAGCCTGCGTAGCCCTGGCCCTCGCTCTCGGCAAGCTGGTAAAAGCCGGCACCCTCAAAACATCCCCACTCAAGCAAATGGTCGCCGCCACATCCGTCGGCATAGTCGACGGCAACGTCCTGCTCGACCTCGCCTACGAAGAAGACTCCCGCGCCGCCGTCGACATGAACGTCGTCATGCTCGCCAACGGTGGCCTCGTCGAGACCCAGGCCACCGCCGAGCACGACTCGTACACTCGCGCCCAGCTTGGCCAGATGCTCGACTTCGCCGAAAAAGGCATCCACGAACTCCTCGCCGCCCAGCTCGCCACCCTCAAGGACGCAATCTAACCACAGCATTCAAGCAGTCTCTCGAGCCTGCGATGGCGTCGCCTTTCAAGGGCTTGCAAATCGCCAGGTACTCCCTTGCGTCCGAATGCTGATAATCCCGCTCTAACGCTGTAGAATCTTTCACGCCAACATAACTAGACCGAAGAGGCAGGGAAAAACCTTGAATATAGCTACTACCCAGCAGACCACCTACACCCGCGACCCCGAGGCCACCGACGTTCGAGCCATGAGCATCGCCACGGTGCTCTTCTTCATGTGGGGCTTCCTTACCTGTCTCAACGACATTCTCATTCCCCACCTCAAGGGCATCTTCAGCCTTAACTACGGTCAGGCCCTGCTCGTCCAGTTCGCCTTCTTCTCGTCCTACTTCATCTTTGCGCTGCCCTCCGGAAAACTCGTCGACTGGCGCGGCTACAAACAGTCCATGGTCATCGGCCTCATCGTCATGGCTGCCGGAGCGCTGCTCTTTCTGCCCGCCGCCAGCACTGCATCCTTTCCGCTCTTCCTCTCCGCACTCGTCATTCTCGCCGCCGGCATCACCTGCCTCCAGGTCTCGGCCAACCCCTACGTCACTAACCTCGGCCCGCAGGCCACCGCCGCCAGCCGCCTCAACCTTGCCCAGGCTTTCAACTCCTTCGGAACCACCATCGCTCCCTTCTTCGGCGGAGCACTCATCCTCGGCGCCATCCAGGCCTCTCCCGAGACGCTCAAATCCTTCTCTACTGCAGCTCTACAAACCTACCGCGAGCAGCAGGCTTCCTCGGTCCGCCTGCCCTATCTCGCCATCGCTCTCACCCTCCTGGTCCTCGCCGTCGCCATCGGCCTCATCAAACTCCCTACCACCGACTTCACTCGCGACTTCCGACCCGGAGAACTCGCCAGCCGCCCTGCCGGCAGCATCTGGAAACAGCCTTATCTCCTCATGGCCACCCTCGGAATCTTCGTCTACGTCGGTGCCGAGGTTTCCATTGGCAGCTTCCTCATCAACTACCTCGGCCTACCTCAGATCATGAGCTTTCCCGAACGGACTGCCGCCCACTATGTCTCGCTCTATTGGGGCGGAGCCATGATCGGCCGCTTCATCGGCTCCTACGTCCTTCGCTACATCAGCGCCGGGAAGGCACTCGCTGCGGCTGCCTTCATCGCCTTCTGTCTCGTGGTCACCACTATGCTCACCACCGGCCACGTCGCGATGATCAGCGTCATCTCCATCGGCTTCTTCAACTCCATCATGTTCCCCAGCATCTTCAGCCTCGGCCTCGCCGGCCTGGGGGAGCTCACCAGCAAAGGCTCGAGCCTCATGGTCCAGGCCATCGTCGGCGGCGCCATCCTCCCGCTCGCCGAAGGCCACCTCGCCGACCGCGTCGGAGTCCAGCACGCCTTCGTCATCCCGACGATCTGTTACGTCTATATCGCGCTCTTCGGCTTCCTCGCCTCTCGTCGCAAAGACATCGAACAGGACCCCAGACAAGCATCCCACGCAGCCGCCGGCCACTAGAGCAAGTTTCCCGTAGGTCTAAGTGTCCGGTAGCCGATTATCCGGACAAGTAGCCATGAATCGTAATATGTAATCGCGCGCCGACCCGTCTGTTGAGAAAAGAATTGCCTCTCGAGGCAACAAACCTGAATCCAAGTTTGTGCGGAGGCCACACTATGATCGAGCCTTCTGATTTTCGGTTTACGAGAATCCCACTCAACCACGGAGGGGGCCGTATACCGGCACTCGGGTTTGGCACCTTGATTCCCGACCCAGCCGTGACGCTGAGTGCTACCAAAGAGGCGCTCGAAGCCGGATTTCGGCACTTCGATTGTGCAGAACGATACCTGAACGAGCCTCAGGTCGGCGAGGCGTTGCAGGCGGGATCCGCCGCGGGTGGGATTGCGCGCGAAGACATCTTTGTTACCACAAAGTTGTGGAACACCAATCATCGACCCGAGCGCGTCGAGCCAGCTTTTGAGGGGAGTCTGAAAAGACTCAAGCTCGACTATGTGGATCTCTATCTCATCCACACTCCATTCGCATTTCAACCCGGAGACAACCAGGATCCTCGCGATCAAAGCGGCAACGTAATTTACGACGACGGCGTGACTCTGCTCGACACCTGGGGGGCGCTGGAGAGTCTTGTGGACCACGGCAAATGCCGCGCCATCGGACTGTCTGACATCAGCCTGAAAAAACTGTTGCCCATCTACGAATCGGCGCGAATCAAACCATCGGTGGTCCAGGTCGAATCACACCCCTATCTGCCGGAAACGGAGCTTCTGGAGTTCTGTAAGGAGAAGGACATTGTGCTTCTGGCCTTCGCGCCCTTGGGTCACGGAATGAAGCCGGGGCTACTCCACGATCCGGTCATTTCATCAATCGCCGCACGAGTTGGAAAGACGCCGGGGCAGGTGCTGCTGGCATGGGCGGTGCAGCGCGGCACGGCTTTGCTCACCACCCCAAAAAGTCCGGGTCGCGCGAAAGAGAATTTCGACATATCCCCCCTGCCGGAAGACGAGTTTGACGAAATCAATCGCATTCAGACAAGGCAGAGACTCAATGATGTCGTGAATACCGGCAGCCCGGGCTTCATTCCACGCGTTTCATCAACATAAAAAAGCCAAGCAACACCTGGAGCGGCCATGCAAGAGGAACAGATACGTGAAGCCCTGAACGCACATTGGAATGCGTCGGCAGCTGGCGATGCAAACGCCGAACACGATATTTACCACGATGACGCCATCTGCGATTATCCGCAGTCAGGCGAGCGAATCTTCGGCCGATACAACTTGCAGGCCTTGCGGAGTCATCATCCCGGAAAGCCGTCGGGCTTCAGTGTCAAGCGCATTCTCGGAAAAGGTGACGTCTGGATCACTGAATACACCATCGTCTACCAGGGACGTCCAGCATACACAGTGAGCATCATGGAATTCCGCGACGGTAAGGTCGCGCACGAGACACAGTATTTCTCGGACCCCTTCGAGGCGCCGCCTTGGCGGAGCCAGTGGGTTCAGCAGATCGGGTGACACCGCACTAAGAAGAAATTGATGTCAGCCTCTTCGAGAACATCGAAGGATGGGTTTGGACAAGGAGAGCAGGAATGCTCCGTGATGTGCTCGCCCACCGACTATTCCGGTCAATCCCGTCTCTCTGGCTGATTGTGTGAGGACCCTGGAGCCATTGCTTCAAACACGCCATCATTTCTGACCAGCTTATGAAAGAGGATTGCGGCGATGTGCATCAGGATGACTCCGAAAAAGGCAAATGCCAGGTAGTGATGTGCGTTCCACAGCAGCGTATGCAGGCTGGGACTTACAGGCAGGATCGATGGTAGATGCACACCGCCGAAAAGCACCACTGGATACTCCGCTGCGGACAACATACCCCAACCGATCAGCGGCATGCTGATCATCAGCGCGTAAAAGATGTACTGCGACAGGTTCGCGGCCAGCTTTATCGGCTCTGGCAAATCGGCCGGCAGCGCAGGCGCGCCGTAATAGAGCCGGAACGCCAGACGAATAAGTGCCAGCACTAGGATGGCTATACCAAGTGGCTTGTGAATCTGGACCAATGTCAGGTATTTGGTGGTGATGGTCGACACCATACCTACACCGATAAACAACATGGACAGAATGCAGACTGCCATGAGCCAGTGAAGCAATCGCTGCGGCGCGGCAAAGCGTGTGCGGGTTATTATCATTGCTTGGCTCCTGTCGCGGTACGCGGATAGTCTGCCTCTTCGGCTGTGCGGCTGTTGTACGACCGGGAATACGCTGCCGAGCGTGCAGCCGGGAATGGATCATCCGACGTAGTGATTCCGGCCGGGAGGACGGTCGGGTCGTAGTTGATGTCGCGGCAAGGGCCGTCGGGCTCCGGCTCGATCTGCTGTACCGTCATTGTTCCAACGTTGACCGTGCGACGATCCACAGGCCACGCCTTGTTGGGATCTGCAGTCGGGTCGCCGGGGTTGGCAACGGTGACGATCAAGTTCCAGTGCTGAGGGCCCGCCGCCACACGCTGCGTGATCTCCTGCTCAAGATAATCGGGACCGCGCTTGGCCAGTTCCCCTGGCGAAATAGAAACAGGTTGTGCCG
Coding sequences within:
- a CDS encoding nuclear transport factor 2 family protein, which encodes MQEEQIREALNAHWNASAAGDANAEHDIYHDDAICDYPQSGERIFGRYNLQALRSHHPGKPSGFSVKRILGKGDVWITEYTIVYQGRPAYTVSIMEFRDGKVAHETQYFSDPFEAPPWRSQWVQQIG
- a CDS encoding cytochrome b → MIITRTRFAAPQRLLHWLMAVCILSMLFIGVGMVSTITTKYLTLVQIHKPLGIAILVLALIRLAFRLYYGAPALPADLPEPIKLAANLSQYIFYALMISMPLIGWGMLSAAEYPVVLFGGVHLPSILPVSPSLHTLLWNAHHYLAFAFFGVILMHIAAILFHKLVRNDGVFEAMAPGSSHNQPERRD
- a CDS encoding sugar MFS transporter, translated to MNIATTQQTTYTRDPEATDVRAMSIATVLFFMWGFLTCLNDILIPHLKGIFSLNYGQALLVQFAFFSSYFIFALPSGKLVDWRGYKQSMVIGLIVMAAGALLFLPAASTASFPLFLSALVILAAGITCLQVSANPYVTNLGPQATAASRLNLAQAFNSFGTTIAPFFGGALILGAIQASPETLKSFSTAALQTYREQQASSVRLPYLAIALTLLVLAVAIGLIKLPTTDFTRDFRPGELASRPAGSIWKQPYLLMATLGIFVYVGAEVSIGSFLINYLGLPQIMSFPERTAAHYVSLYWGGAMIGRFIGSYVLRYISAGKALAAAAFIAFCLVVTTMLTTGHVAMISVISIGFFNSIMFPSIFSLGLAGLGELTSKGSSLMVQAIVGGAILPLAEGHLADRVGVQHAFVIPTICYVYIALFGFLASRRKDIEQDPRQASHAAAGH
- the rph gene encoding ribonuclease PH yields the protein MSVTTATPSPQLFRPDHRPADALRPIRITPHYVAMAEGSVLMESGNTRVLCNATIEQGVPGWLRNSGRGWVTAEYGMLPRATLTRTARESERGKVGGRTHEIQRLIGRSLRSVVDMKALGERTIILDCDVLQADGGTRTAAITGACVALALALGKLVKAGTLKTSPLKQMVAATSVGIVDGNVLLDLAYEEDSRAAVDMNVVMLANGGLVETQATAEHDSYTRAQLGQMLDFAEKGIHELLAAQLATLKDAI
- a CDS encoding sigma-54-dependent transcriptional regulator — protein: MLRTTGFVTAGAQTNGTGNVSVLSERTNEEQMREDVGTNSPSGVLVGVSPVAAPDARAHAVSPAEHLGLLHVLVVDDDEAVRKACCQIAAGMGFEVVGAESATAAREILKQRRIDLLLLDLKLPGGGGLPLLEQVKALHPDTAVIVMTAFATVSSAVEAMRIGAGDYLTKPFALEELTAVLERTGQQLHMDVQSRQLRERLRTQQGMGGLVGRSPEMEKLYRILSKVAYSTHPVLILGESGTGKELVARSIHFNGPNAAKPFVPVDCGSLVPTLIESELFGHVKGAFTGADRAKEGLLASADGGTVFLDEIGELPLDLQAKLLRALQEKEVRPVGATQARPISARVLAATNRDLATMVEQGRFRKDLYFRLNVVNLRIPPLRDRREDIAVLATHFLKRMEKETGVERSFSDSMLRTMAEYDWPGNVRELENAVERACALSSGPVLHLGDLPTQLQNFRMLQGAAIHAMDEDGLEQSGSMGVPEGGIVSIAEMEKQAILGTIRQLNGDKLMAAKLLGIGKTTLYRKLKEYGITEGLSD
- a CDS encoding aldo/keto reductase, which encodes MIEPSDFRFTRIPLNHGGGRIPALGFGTLIPDPAVTLSATKEALEAGFRHFDCAERYLNEPQVGEALQAGSAAGGIAREDIFVTTKLWNTNHRPERVEPAFEGSLKRLKLDYVDLYLIHTPFAFQPGDNQDPRDQSGNVIYDDGVTLLDTWGALESLVDHGKCRAIGLSDISLKKLLPIYESARIKPSVVQVESHPYLPETELLEFCKEKDIVLLAFAPLGHGMKPGLLHDPVISSIAARVGKTPGQVLLAWAVQRGTALLTTPKSPGRAKENFDISPLPEDEFDEINRIQTRQRLNDVVNTGSPGFIPRVSST
- a CDS encoding HAMP domain-containing sensor histidine kinase; translated protein: MQATQSSTALGPEFCSGKFAALRHVTRQMNLNGSAMPTARKTPDAPAAEVAAIAGVAEGAGLAHDAGNLLGALSLYSDLLALPGVLHEEHKEYANELRMLSDRSWAMIDRLVNHARAGRPVKVQGEFSVLPDVVDRLRGLLSRVAGRTVEISFGVGAFQPVKLPVESVERILTNLVKNAAEATPWVGAISIHVEGVRRQAEHEGEEPLRQVVMTVTDRGCGMDQAAVRRLMQTGGISSANGRGLGFRVVRELVAISGGALTIESQPEVGTSISVEWSAMKQVEAVAQQRKDLEREAIRMNDSGVKTVVRGEAGWIAC